In a genomic window of Pseudomonadota bacterium:
- a CDS encoding cell division protein FtsL, with translation MSLISRLFERRNRRPEKRAPSRWTYVLFRPTAPRAKRPSTPDDRAAHGSNASARPASLGPGYLVLFSLAVFAAAAAFVFHLHVRFDGIELGYATSAARARQSRLLLEQRELRLELASLKSPARVEADARERLGMAVPGHDRIIVIGEARRFVSVSGGAL, from the coding sequence GTGAGCCTCATCTCGCGCCTTTTCGAACGCCGCAACCGCCGCCCGGAGAAGCGCGCGCCGAGCCGCTGGACCTACGTGCTCTTCCGGCCCACGGCACCGCGCGCCAAGCGCCCTTCGACCCCCGACGACCGTGCGGCCCACGGCTCGAACGCCTCGGCGCGTCCGGCGTCCCTCGGCCCGGGGTACCTCGTGCTGTTCAGCCTCGCCGTCTTCGCGGCCGCGGCCGCGTTCGTCTTCCACCTTCACGTGCGCTTCGACGGGATCGAGCTCGGGTACGCGACGAGCGCCGCCCGGGCGCGCCAGTCCCGTCTCCTCCTCGAGCAGCGAGAGCTCCGCCTGGAGCTCGCCTCGCTCAAGTCGCCGGCCCGCGTCGAGGCGGACGCGCGGGAGCGGCTCGGCATGGCGGTCCCCGGACACGATCGGATCATCGTGATCGGCGAGGCGCGCCGCTTCGTCTCCGTCTCCGGAGGGGCGCTGTGA
- the rsmH gene encoding 16S rRNA (cytosine(1402)-N(4))-methyltransferase RsmH — protein MDAPFDHQPVALDTILELLAPQPGETFCDATIGGGGHAERVLEATAPDGRLLGIDRDLEAVDAATRRLERFGDRVVVRHGRFSDLERLMAEAGMAALDGLVLDLGVSSHQLDAARRGFSFVHDGPLDMRMDTTSGETAAALLARTSEDDLADLVFRFGGERYSRRVARSIKRMEEAGGLATTADLAVAVRRVMGPKRAGGIDPATRTFQAIRIAVNDELGELERLLDALPAPLAVGGRVAVISFHSLEDGLVKRRFADLVSPCRCPPGIPVCDCPAPFAEYVTRRSVRVTARERAANPRSRSAKVRAIRRVR, from the coding sequence ATGGACGCGCCGTTCGACCATCAGCCGGTGGCGCTCGACACGATCCTCGAGCTGCTCGCGCCCCAGCCCGGCGAGACCTTCTGCGACGCGACGATAGGCGGCGGCGGCCACGCGGAGCGCGTCCTTGAGGCGACCGCTCCGGACGGGCGGCTCCTGGGCATCGATCGCGATCTCGAAGCGGTGGACGCGGCGACCCGGCGCCTCGAGCGCTTCGGCGATCGCGTCGTCGTCCGCCACGGCCGCTTCTCCGATCTCGAACGGCTGATGGCCGAGGCGGGGATGGCGGCGCTCGACGGCCTCGTGCTCGACCTCGGCGTCTCGTCGCACCAGCTCGACGCGGCGCGACGGGGATTCTCCTTCGTCCACGACGGACCGCTCGACATGCGGATGGACACGACCTCCGGCGAGACCGCGGCCGCGCTCCTGGCGCGGACCAGCGAGGACGATCTCGCGGATCTCGTCTTCCGCTTCGGCGGGGAGCGCTACTCCCGCCGCGTGGCGCGCTCCATCAAGCGGATGGAGGAGGCGGGCGGGCTCGCGACGACCGCCGATCTCGCGGTGGCCGTCCGCCGCGTGATGGGCCCGAAGCGCGCCGGCGGGATCGACCCCGCGACGCGGACGTTCCAGGCGATCCGCATCGCCGTCAACGACGAGCTCGGCGAGCTCGAGCGCCTGCTCGACGCCCTCCCCGCCCCGCTCGCGGTCGGCGGCCGCGTCGCCGTGATCTCGTTCCACTCGCTCGAGGACGGGCTCGTCAAGCGCCGCTTCGCGGATCTCGTCTCGCCGTGCCGCTGCCCTCCGGGGATCCCGGTGTGCGACTGCCCGGCGCCCTTCGCCGAGTACGTCACGCGCCGCTCCGTCCGCGTCACGGCGAGGGAACGGGCCGCCAACCCGCGCTCGCGCAGCGCCAAGGTCCGGGCGATACGGAGGGTGCGGTGA
- a CDS encoding division/cell wall cluster transcriptional repressor MraZ, translating to MDGKGRASLPVRFREAIAGLTDDRIVVTYALDSEHPHLDVYPLTGWREFEAKLAAKPMFDPGVTVLKRLYVANAVECPLDGHGRVLIPPPHREFARIGKDVVWLGMNRIVELWQPEEWRKAEAEAMGRIDEVRRHLAGFDL from the coding sequence GTGGATGGCAAAGGCCGCGCGAGCCTGCCGGTGCGATTCCGGGAGGCGATCGCCGGGCTCACGGACGATCGGATCGTGGTGACCTACGCCTTGGACTCCGAGCATCCGCACCTGGACGTGTACCCACTCACCGGTTGGCGGGAGTTCGAGGCGAAGCTCGCCGCCAAGCCGATGTTCGACCCGGGCGTGACCGTCCTCAAGCGGCTCTACGTCGCCAACGCGGTGGAGTGCCCGCTGGACGGCCACGGCCGCGTCCTCATCCCGCCCCCGCACCGGGAGTTCGCGCGCATCGGCAAGGACGTGGTGTGGCTCGGGATGAACCGCATCGTCGAGCTGTGGCAGCCGGAGGAGTGGCGCAAGGCAGAGGCCGAGGCGATGGGCCGCATCGACGAGGTGAGGCGACACCTCGCAGGGTTCGACCTCTAG